A single region of the Halobacterium wangiae genome encodes:
- a CDS encoding extracellular solute-binding protein produces MSDGFGRTRRRFLAATGAVTASGLAGCTGLLGGNGGGEKPALADFRGSGPLVSDRPAPGGTSIEDLPDLEGELNVYLGGGEGGRYENLLELFNRYYDGFEATWSVQPSSQLAKQIEQENANDTVRAADVFWSVDAGSLAYVADVGATTQLSSEARSPVPDAFKTDQWVGVAGRARAIPYNTEQFAESDVPDDVATFATDDRFSGAMGWAPTYGAFHSFVTAMRLQRGEETTRQWLEDMVTQGVARYDNEFLVSESVANGEIGAGFANHYYAIRVLARRDDAPIELAFTKNDAGALVNVSGASVLGGSDRQDLADLFVRHLLSAEAQEFIATRGFAYPMISEVEPVGPLPTIDELEPPEIDLQELSNVQPTLEMLRDVGILS; encoded by the coding sequence ATGAGCGATGGATTCGGACGGACGCGTCGCCGCTTCCTCGCGGCGACCGGTGCCGTGACTGCGAGTGGTCTCGCGGGCTGTACTGGTCTCCTGGGCGGGAACGGTGGCGGCGAGAAACCGGCCCTCGCCGACTTCCGGGGCTCGGGGCCGCTCGTCTCCGATCGGCCCGCACCCGGGGGCACCTCCATCGAGGACCTCCCGGACCTCGAGGGCGAACTCAACGTCTACCTCGGCGGCGGCGAGGGCGGCCGCTACGAGAACCTCCTCGAACTGTTCAACCGCTACTACGACGGCTTCGAGGCGACCTGGAGCGTCCAGCCCTCCTCCCAGCTGGCCAAACAGATCGAACAGGAGAACGCCAACGACACCGTCCGGGCGGCGGACGTGTTCTGGTCCGTCGACGCCGGGTCGCTGGCCTACGTCGCGGACGTCGGCGCCACGACGCAACTCTCCTCGGAGGCCCGCTCGCCGGTCCCCGACGCGTTCAAGACCGACCAGTGGGTCGGCGTCGCGGGTCGCGCCCGCGCGATTCCGTACAACACCGAGCAGTTCGCGGAGTCGGACGTCCCCGACGACGTCGCCACCTTCGCCACCGACGACCGGTTCTCCGGCGCGATGGGGTGGGCGCCGACGTACGGCGCGTTCCACTCGTTCGTCACCGCGATGCGCCTCCAGCGCGGGGAGGAGACGACCCGCCAGTGGCTCGAGGACATGGTCACCCAGGGAGTCGCCCGCTACGACAACGAGTTCCTCGTCTCCGAGTCCGTCGCCAACGGCGAGATCGGCGCCGGGTTCGCGAACCACTACTACGCCATCCGTGTGCTCGCGCGCCGCGACGACGCACCCATCGAGCTCGCGTTCACGAAGAACGACGCGGGCGCACTCGTCAACGTCTCCGGCGCGTCCGTCCTCGGCGGGTCGGACCGCCAGGACCTCGCGGACCTGTTCGTCCGCCACCTGCTGTCCGCGGAGGCCCAGGAGTTCATCGCCACGCGCGGCTTCGCCTACCCGATGATCTCGGAGGTCGAACCGGTCGGCCCGCTCCCCACCATCGACGAACTCGAACCGCCAGAGATCGACCTCCAGGAGCTCTCGAACGTACAGCCGACACTCGAGATGCTCCGGGACGTCGGCATCCTCTCGTAG
- a CDS encoding alpha-1 4-glucan-protein synthase, whose amino-acid sequence MSRDVCVVVPTIREYECMRSYFQNARDHGFDLDRLFVVLVTEDFCDTAGMRELLDDEGIAGAVFDESDREAWFDEHGVAEYSHLVPAASHAQTSFGLLYMWANDFEYGVFVDDDTLPHDEWDFFGTHLENLHYQGEVEAVSSDEQWVNVLYQSDTDLYPRGYPYAAMDEDVDTGTTDVDHVVASQGLWTNVPDLDAVRILMDGDLRGQAQTRTDFEDFERDFVAREGNYLTVCSMNLAFRREVIPAFYQFPMDDNAWDVGRFDDIWSGVLLKRAADVVGGDVYNGAPLCEHNKAPRSTFDDLANEVAGLELNEHFWKEVAAAEPDAESYAAVARAVGGRLAEGDYDEYNNGAFLNECGEYLLDWVHCLDALAEQRAVPAATD is encoded by the coding sequence ATGAGCCGAGACGTCTGCGTCGTCGTCCCCACGATACGAGAGTACGAGTGCATGCGGTCGTACTTCCAGAACGCACGCGACCACGGCTTCGACCTCGACCGTCTGTTCGTCGTGCTGGTCACCGAGGACTTCTGTGACACCGCGGGGATGCGCGAGCTGCTCGACGACGAGGGCATCGCCGGTGCCGTCTTCGACGAATCGGACCGCGAAGCGTGGTTCGACGAGCACGGCGTCGCCGAGTACAGCCACCTCGTCCCCGCCGCCAGCCACGCACAGACCTCGTTCGGCCTGCTGTACATGTGGGCCAACGACTTCGAGTACGGCGTGTTCGTCGACGACGACACGCTCCCCCACGACGAGTGGGACTTCTTCGGCACGCACCTCGAGAACCTCCACTACCAGGGCGAAGTCGAGGCCGTCTCCTCCGACGAGCAGTGGGTGAACGTCCTCTACCAGTCCGACACCGACCTCTACCCCCGTGGCTACCCGTACGCGGCGATGGACGAGGACGTCGATACGGGGACGACGGACGTCGACCACGTCGTCGCGTCCCAGGGCCTCTGGACGAACGTACCGGACCTCGACGCGGTCCGCATCCTGATGGACGGCGACCTGCGGGGCCAGGCCCAGACGCGCACGGACTTCGAGGACTTCGAGCGCGACTTCGTCGCGCGCGAGGGGAACTACCTCACGGTCTGCTCGATGAACCTCGCGTTCCGCCGCGAGGTGATTCCGGCGTTCTACCAGTTCCCGATGGACGACAACGCGTGGGACGTCGGTCGCTTCGACGACATCTGGAGCGGCGTCCTGTTGAAGCGCGCCGCCGACGTGGTGGGCGGCGACGTCTACAACGGTGCGCCCCTCTGCGAGCACAACAAGGCGCCGCGCTCGACGTTCGACGACCTGGCGAACGAGGTGGCGGGCCTCGAACTGAACGAGCACTTCTGGAAGGAGGTCGCCGCCGCGGAACCCGACGCGGAGTCGTACGCGGCCGTCGCGCGCGCCGTCGGCGGACGTCTCGCCGAGGGCGACTACGACGAGTACAACAACGGCGCCTTCCTGAACGAGTGCGGCGAGTACCTCCTCGACTGGGTCCACTGCCTGGACGCGCTGGCCGAACAGCGCGCCGTCCCGGCGGCCACCGACTGA